A genome region from Leifsonia sp. Root112D2 includes the following:
- a CDS encoding aldo/keto reductase family protein has product MEFRYLGNSGLKISEIIYGNWLTHGSQVENDVAAQSVRAALDAGITTFDTADAYANTAAESVLGDALKGERRASIEIFTKVYWPTGPKGPNDSGLSRKHILESIDGSLSRLRTDYVDLYQAHRFDHETPIEETMQAFADVVRAGKALYIGVSEWNADQLRAGRALARDLGIQLVSNQPQYSMLWRVIESEVIPTSEELGISQIVWSPVAQGVLTGKYKPGAELPAGSRATDEKGGASTIKGFLTDEVLTSVQELQPIADDLGITMAQLAVAWVLANPNVAGAIVGASKPEQVASNAQASGVTLDASVLARIDDAIGDLAERDPAKTVSPEKRPS; this is encoded by the coding sequence ATGGAATTCAGATATCTCGGCAATAGCGGCCTCAAAATCTCAGAGATCATCTACGGAAACTGGCTGACTCACGGCTCTCAGGTCGAGAATGACGTGGCCGCACAGAGCGTGCGCGCGGCGCTCGATGCCGGCATCACCACCTTCGACACCGCGGATGCTTACGCCAACACCGCGGCGGAAAGTGTGCTCGGCGACGCGCTGAAAGGCGAGCGACGCGCCTCAATCGAGATCTTCACCAAGGTGTACTGGCCGACGGGACCCAAGGGCCCCAACGACAGCGGGCTTTCGCGCAAGCACATTCTCGAGTCCATCGACGGCTCGCTTTCCCGTCTCCGCACCGACTACGTCGACCTGTATCAGGCCCACCGCTTCGACCACGAGACCCCGATCGAAGAGACGATGCAGGCGTTCGCCGATGTCGTGCGGGCCGGCAAGGCGCTGTACATCGGCGTCAGCGAATGGAATGCCGATCAGCTGCGGGCCGGGCGTGCACTGGCACGGGACCTGGGCATCCAGCTCGTCTCGAACCAGCCGCAGTACTCCATGCTGTGGCGCGTGATCGAGTCCGAGGTGATTCCCACCTCTGAGGAACTCGGCATCTCGCAGATCGTCTGGTCGCCGGTGGCGCAAGGAGTGCTCACCGGCAAGTACAAGCCGGGCGCGGAGTTGCCGGCGGGAAGCCGCGCGACGGACGAAAAGGGCGGGGCGAGCACGATCAAGGGCTTCCTCACCGACGAGGTGCTCACGAGCGTGCAGGAGCTGCAGCCCATCGCCGACGACCTCGGCATCACCATGGCGCAGCTGGCTGTGGCATGGGTGCTGGCGAATCCGAACGTTGCCGGCGCCATCGTCGGAGCTTCGAAGCCCGAGCAGGTGGCCTCGAACGCCCAGGCCTCCGGCGTGACGCTGGATGCTTCGGTGCTCGCGCGCATCGACGACGCGATCGGCGACCTGGCCGAGCGCGACCCGGCGAAGACCGTTTCGCCCGAGAAGCGCCCCTCCTAG
- a CDS encoding DNA polymerase IV: MGRNDGSERQVSAPGVDDATAVILHVDMDAFFAEVELLDRPEVRGKPAVVAHASGRSVVTSATYEARRFGVRSAMPLSQALRLCPGAIVLEPHHEKYREYSARVMKIFAEVTPLVEQLSIDEAFLDVSGARRLLGSPARIGERLRERVRDETGLPCSIGAAATKFVAKLASGRAKPDGMLVIPEGQTLAFLHPLPVGALWGVGVSTQESLTRLGLRTVGDLAATPLATLSKAVGQASGGKLHDLANGIDPRPVTTESREKSVGHEVTFEHDVTDAEALRRELLRLSTQTAARLRRSSLTGRTVSLKLRFADFRTVTRSRTLAEPTSVGRRIYEEVVAAYDALQLQGVPIRLIGVRVEQIEPDGGSSLALWDQDEGWRDAERTIDQVSARFGRDVLGPASLVKKAGRRVGETSAVSPGLFSGPRDG; this comes from the coding sequence ATGGGGCGAAACGATGGCAGCGAGCGGCAGGTGAGCGCGCCGGGTGTCGACGACGCCACAGCCGTGATCCTGCACGTCGACATGGACGCGTTTTTCGCGGAGGTCGAGCTGCTCGACAGGCCGGAGGTGCGAGGCAAGCCGGCGGTCGTCGCCCACGCGAGCGGCCGCTCGGTCGTGACGAGTGCGACATATGAGGCGCGGCGTTTCGGCGTGCGTTCGGCCATGCCTCTCTCGCAGGCGCTGCGGTTGTGTCCGGGTGCCATCGTGCTCGAGCCGCATCATGAGAAATATCGCGAATACTCTGCGCGGGTGATGAAGATCTTCGCGGAGGTGACGCCGCTGGTGGAGCAGCTCAGCATCGACGAGGCGTTCCTCGATGTCTCGGGCGCCCGACGCCTGCTCGGCAGCCCGGCGCGCATCGGGGAGCGCCTGCGCGAGCGCGTGCGAGACGAGACAGGGCTGCCGTGCTCGATCGGGGCCGCCGCCACCAAATTCGTGGCGAAGCTCGCCTCCGGCCGTGCCAAGCCCGACGGCATGCTCGTGATCCCCGAGGGCCAGACGCTCGCGTTTCTGCACCCGCTGCCGGTCGGCGCGCTCTGGGGGGTTGGCGTCAGCACGCAGGAATCGCTCACGCGGCTCGGGCTACGCACCGTCGGCGACCTGGCCGCGACGCCGCTGGCGACGCTGAGTAAGGCGGTGGGGCAGGCATCCGGCGGCAAGCTGCACGACCTGGCCAACGGCATCGACCCGCGACCGGTCACCACAGAGTCGCGTGAGAAGAGCGTTGGCCATGAGGTCACCTTCGAACACGATGTGACGGATGCCGAGGCGTTGCGCCGCGAGTTGCTGCGGCTTTCGACGCAGACCGCCGCACGGCTGCGACGATCGTCACTCACCGGGCGAACCGTGTCGCTCAAGCTGCGCTTCGCAGACTTTCGCACCGTGACCCGCTCGAGAACACTTGCTGAGCCGACCAGCGTGGGTCGGCGCATCTACGAAGAGGTGGTCGCGGCGTACGACGCCCTTCAGCTTCAGGGCGTGCCGATCCGTCTCATCGGCGTGCGGGTGGAACAGATCGAGCCCGACGGCGGCTCCTCACTCGCGCTCTGGGATCAGGACGAAGGGTGGCGTGACGCCGAGCGCACCATCGACCAGGTGAGCGCCCGCTTCGGGCGCGACGTGCTCGGCCCGGCCTCCCTGGTGAAGAAGGCCGGGCGGCGTGTGGGCGAGACCTCGGCCGTGTCTCCGGGCCTGTTCAGCGGGCCGCGCGACGGGTAG
- a CDS encoding spore germination protein GerW family protein, with product MTNLAERLADTVSKLGVKTAYGDPVEVNGVTLIPVALVQFGFGAGSDAAGGDSEEGASGGGGGGMSIPLGSYVRDINGMRFEPNIITLMAVGIPFLWVAGKAGARLIKALKR from the coding sequence ATGACAAATCTTGCCGAGCGACTGGCCGATACCGTTTCAAAGCTCGGGGTGAAGACCGCCTACGGCGACCCCGTCGAGGTGAACGGTGTCACCCTCATCCCCGTCGCACTCGTGCAGTTCGGCTTCGGCGCGGGCAGCGACGCCGCAGGAGGCGACTCAGAGGAGGGCGCCAGCGGTGGCGGTGGGGGAGGTATGAGCATTCCGCTCGGCTCCTATGTGCGCGACATCAACGGCATGCGTTTCGAGCCGAACATCATCACTCTCATGGCCGTCGGCATCCCGTTCCTCTGGGTCGCGGGCAAGGCCGGTGCGCGCCTCATCAAGGCGCTCAAGCGCTAA
- a CDS encoding ECF transporter S component, with product MHATTASLSTSTQPNAGKRKRAYRWRVVDIVVASVLGVASGVIFWAWGLAWPSLSAVLAFSPGLDGLLAGGWIFAGVLGALVVRKPGAALYTEVVAAVVSMLVGTQWGFSTLIWGIVEGLGAEIVFALFLYGSWRLGVALLAGAGAGLATGLLDTSFTSMAALEVGVKAIYIVSAVVSGVVIAGLLSWLAVKGLARTGALSRFAAGREARAVEAQASGSLAA from the coding sequence GTGCACGCAACAACAGCATCACTTTCCACATCAACCCAGCCGAATGCAGGCAAACGTAAGCGTGCCTATCGGTGGCGCGTCGTCGATATTGTCGTCGCCAGCGTTCTCGGGGTCGCATCCGGCGTCATCTTCTGGGCCTGGGGACTCGCGTGGCCCTCACTGAGTGCCGTGCTCGCATTTTCACCCGGCCTCGACGGGCTTCTCGCTGGCGGCTGGATCTTCGCGGGTGTGCTCGGTGCGCTCGTGGTGCGCAAGCCCGGTGCCGCGCTCTACACCGAGGTCGTCGCGGCCGTCGTCTCGATGCTGGTCGGCACCCAGTGGGGTTTCTCCACGCTGATCTGGGGCATCGTCGAGGGGCTGGGTGCCGAGATCGTTTTCGCGCTCTTCCTCTATGGCAGCTGGCGCCTGGGCGTTGCGCTGCTGGCGGGCGCCGGAGCAGGTCTTGCCACCGGGCTGCTCGACACCAGCTTCACCAGCATGGCGGCGCTCGAGGTCGGGGTCAAAGCCATCTACATCGTCTCCGCCGTGGTTTCCGGTGTCGTCATTGCTGGTCTACTCTCCTGGCTGGCCGTGAAGGGTCTGGCCCGAACGGGTGCGCTGAGCCGCTTCGCCGCGGGTCGTGAGGCGCGCGCCGTGGAGGCGCAGGCATCCGGCTCGCTCGCCGCGTAG
- a CDS encoding ABC transporter ATP-binding protein, with the protein MIHSGSASTPVGGVRIRARGWGWRHAGRRSMAVSRLDVDIEPGQRVLLLGASGAGKSTLLQALAGVLGGDEDGDEYGELTLDGTNPADARGRVGMVLQDPDSQIVLARIGDDVAFGCENLGVPRDEIWRRVAEALDAVGLGLPLNAPSSALSGGQKQRLALAGVLAMRPGLVLLDEPTANLDPDGVREVREAVERSLSASDATLIVVEHRVAIWRDLVDRVIVLDAAGGVLADGSPSSVLTVEGERLAAAGVWVPEFPPARPVRQIAASFAGASLLRAQDLSVGRTPFASKHPVPVAAGIDLTVAAGRALAVTGANGSGKSTLALTLAGLLAPVGGELDASARLAGGAGASPARWKSRELLTRIGTVFQEPEHQFLAATVREELAIGPRAARTDVRQTAARVDALLTRLRLDHLAQANPFTLSGGEKRRLSVATALATRPGLLVLDEPTFGQDSRTWREVTALVAELLDEGTAVVAVTHDNDFVSALADVELRLDGYAITQPRESVAVRR; encoded by the coding sequence ATGATCCATTCCGGTTCTGCCTCCACCCCCGTCGGCGGTGTGCGCATTCGTGCCCGCGGCTGGGGCTGGAGGCACGCCGGACGCCGCTCGATGGCGGTCTCCCGGCTCGACGTCGACATCGAACCCGGCCAGCGCGTGCTGCTGCTCGGCGCGAGCGGAGCGGGCAAGAGCACGCTGCTGCAGGCCCTGGCCGGCGTGCTCGGAGGCGATGAAGACGGTGACGAATACGGCGAATTGACGCTTGACGGCACCAACCCGGCGGATGCCCGCGGGCGGGTCGGAATGGTGCTGCAGGATCCCGATTCCCAGATTGTGCTCGCACGCATCGGCGACGATGTCGCGTTCGGGTGTGAGAACCTCGGTGTGCCTCGTGACGAGATCTGGCGACGGGTTGCAGAAGCGCTCGACGCCGTCGGCCTTGGCCTGCCGCTGAATGCGCCGAGTTCGGCACTCTCGGGCGGCCAGAAGCAACGGCTTGCGCTCGCGGGAGTACTGGCCATGCGGCCGGGGCTCGTGCTGCTCGATGAGCCGACGGCCAATCTCGACCCGGATGGCGTGCGCGAGGTGCGCGAGGCCGTCGAGCGTTCACTCAGCGCCTCGGATGCGACGCTCATCGTCGTGGAGCACCGCGTGGCCATCTGGCGGGATCTGGTCGACCGGGTGATAGTGCTCGACGCCGCCGGTGGTGTGCTGGCGGACGGATCTCCTTCGTCGGTGCTGACCGTGGAGGGGGAGCGTCTCGCGGCGGCTGGCGTGTGGGTGCCGGAGTTCCCGCCCGCTCGTCCCGTACGCCAGATCGCAGCGTCCTTCGCCGGCGCGTCGCTTCTACGGGCCCAGGATCTTTCGGTGGGCCGCACGCCGTTCGCGTCGAAGCACCCTGTGCCCGTGGCGGCCGGCATCGATCTCACGGTCGCGGCCGGGCGCGCTCTCGCCGTGACCGGGGCGAATGGCTCCGGAAAATCGACCCTCGCGCTGACGCTCGCGGGACTGTTGGCTCCTGTGGGCGGCGAGCTTGACGCATCCGCTCGTCTGGCGGGTGGTGCCGGAGCGTCGCCGGCACGATGGAAATCGCGCGAACTGCTCACGCGAATCGGCACCGTTTTTCAGGAGCCCGAACACCAATTTCTGGCGGCGACCGTGCGTGAAGAGTTGGCGATCGGGCCTCGAGCAGCCCGAACCGACGTCAGGCAGACGGCGGCTCGCGTGGACGCGCTGCTCACGCGCCTGCGGCTCGACCATCTGGCCCAGGCCAACCCGTTCACGCTCTCCGGCGGGGAGAAGCGACGGCTGTCGGTGGCGACGGCGCTGGCCACGCGACCCGGCCTGCTCGTGCTCGACGAACCCACCTTCGGGCAGGACTCGCGCACGTGGCGGGAGGTTACCGCGCTGGTAGCGGAGCTGCTCGACGAGGGCACCGCTGTGGTCGCGGTCACTCACGACAATGACTTCGTCTCGGCGCTGGCCGATGTCGAGTTGCGCCTCGACGGCTATGCGATCACGCAGCCCAGAGAATCCGTGGCGGTGCGTCGATGA
- a CDS encoding energy-coupling factor transporter transmembrane component T family protein, translating to MSFLTPEIRSSAVARINPVAKLIAALLLSIALLLSIDAVSAGVALGLEALLLPWAGLGARQFWLRTAPLWIAAPLAAVTTILYGNDSGNTLWAWGFVTITEGSLALGLAIALRVLAIGIPGIVLFATTDPTDLADGLAQVLRLPSRFVLGGLAGLRLVGLFIDDWRALGMARRARGVGDGGGPLAALRRLVSQAFALLVLSVRRGSKLATAMEARGFGSDAPRSWARPSRFTGREAVLIVIGALVAGVAVAVAVATGSWHFVLS from the coding sequence ATGAGTTTCCTCACCCCCGAGATTCGCTCCAGCGCCGTTGCTCGCATCAACCCGGTGGCGAAGCTCATCGCCGCCCTGCTGCTGAGCATCGCGCTGTTGCTCTCCATCGATGCGGTGTCGGCGGGTGTCGCCCTGGGGCTGGAGGCGCTGCTTCTGCCGTGGGCGGGCCTTGGCGCCCGGCAGTTCTGGCTGAGAACAGCGCCGCTGTGGATTGCGGCACCTCTGGCCGCCGTGACGACCATCCTCTACGGCAACGATTCCGGCAATACCCTCTGGGCGTGGGGGTTCGTGACCATCACAGAGGGATCGCTCGCCCTCGGCCTCGCCATAGCGCTGCGGGTTCTGGCCATCGGTATTCCGGGCATTGTGCTCTTCGCCACGACGGACCCCACCGATCTGGCCGACGGACTCGCGCAGGTGCTTCGTCTGCCGAGTCGCTTCGTTCTCGGAGGCCTGGCCGGCCTGCGACTGGTGGGCCTCTTCATCGACGACTGGAGGGCACTGGGCATGGCCAGACGGGCCAGGGGCGTCGGCGACGGTGGCGGTCCACTCGCAGCGCTGCGCCGCCTGGTATCGCAGGCTTTTGCGCTTCTTGTGCTCTCGGTTCGGCGCGGCAGCAAGCTGGCCACGGCGATGGAGGCCCGCGGTTTCGGCTCGGATGCGCCGCGCAGCTGGGCGCGCCCCTCCCGTTTCACCGGCCGCGAGGCGGTGCTCATCGTCATCGGCGCGCTCGTGGCGGGCGTAGCGGTAGCCGTTGCCGTGGCGACGGGAAGCTGGCACTTTGTCCTCTCCTGA
- a CDS encoding AAA family ATPase, whose amino-acid sequence MEAMLAPLLQAVRVALAATPTSVILIDGPSGAGKSTLADRLVAAWPRARHPVLVRMDDLYPGWGGLEAGSALVHKELLRSRGEARTARWQRYDWETAAPGEWVRVDAERPLIVEGCGTLLRENVPFSTLRVWITADDEVRKRRALERDHGGFDAHWDEWQRQFDDFVAREHPIECANLVLDGTT is encoded by the coding sequence ATGGAAGCCATGCTCGCTCCGCTCCTCCAGGCGGTGCGGGTCGCCCTCGCGGCAACGCCAACATCGGTGATCCTCATCGACGGCCCAAGCGGCGCGGGCAAGAGCACGCTGGCCGACCGCCTGGTCGCGGCCTGGCCTAGGGCGCGGCATCCGGTGCTGGTGCGCATGGACGATCTCTATCCCGGCTGGGGCGGTCTCGAGGCGGGCAGCGCGCTCGTGCACAAGGAGTTGCTGCGGTCACGGGGTGAGGCTCGCACCGCGCGTTGGCAGCGTTACGACTGGGAGACGGCCGCGCCCGGGGAGTGGGTGAGGGTCGACGCCGAGCGCCCGCTCATCGTTGAGGGATGCGGCACCCTTCTGCGGGAGAACGTGCCGTTCTCTACGCTGCGGGTCTGGATCACCGCCGACGATGAGGTGCGCAAGCGGCGCGCCCTGGAGCGCGACCATGGCGGTTTCGATGCGCACTGGGATGAGTGGCAGCGTCAGTTCGATGATTTCGTCGCGCGCGAGCATCCGATCGAATGCGCAAACCTGGTGCTCGACGGCACAACATAG
- a CDS encoding metallopeptidase family protein — MVDGLENVVIVVEDRPEDGTLDLLGLYDGVALTERGQYGFGEMPDRIVLYREPLLAICDDLESLRDEIHVTLVHEIGHFYGIDDARLHELGWA; from the coding sequence ATGGTGGACGGGCTCGAGAACGTGGTGATAGTGGTCGAGGATCGGCCCGAAGACGGCACCCTCGACCTGCTCGGACTGTACGACGGCGTTGCGCTCACCGAGCGTGGCCAGTACGGCTTCGGCGAGATGCCGGACCGCATCGTGCTCTACCGTGAGCCGTTGCTCGCGATCTGCGACGACCTCGAGAGTCTTCGCGACGAGATTCACGTGACGCTCGTGCATGAGATCGGCCATTTCTATGGCATCGACGATGCGCGCCTGCACGAGCTGGGCTGGGCGTGA
- the orn gene encoding oligoribonuclease, whose amino-acid sequence MATSSDRLVWIDCEMTGLDLEVDELVEIAVVITDFELNVLDPGLSIVIKPDSTALENMNDFVRNMHTTSGLIEEIPNGISLADAEYQVLEYIIKYVPTGKQAPLAGNTIGTDRAFIAKFMPRVDGHLHYRNVDVSSIKELARRWYPRIYFNAPGKDGGHRALADILESIRELEYYRRAAFVAEPGPTTEQTQAVAASVVENWASRM is encoded by the coding sequence ATGGCTACTTCCTCGGATCGACTGGTCTGGATCGACTGCGAAATGACCGGGCTCGACCTCGAGGTCGACGAGCTTGTGGAAATCGCGGTGGTCATCACCGACTTCGAATTGAATGTTCTCGACCCCGGGCTGTCGATAGTGATCAAGCCCGATTCGACGGCGCTGGAGAACATGAACGATTTCGTGCGCAACATGCACACGACGAGCGGGCTCATCGAGGAGATTCCGAACGGCATCAGCCTGGCCGACGCCGAGTATCAGGTTCTCGAGTACATCATCAAGTACGTGCCGACGGGCAAGCAGGCGCCGCTGGCGGGCAACACCATCGGCACCGACCGGGCTTTCATCGCCAAGTTCATGCCGCGCGTCGATGGACACCTGCATTACCGCAACGTCGACGTGTCCTCCATCAAGGAACTCGCCCGCCGCTGGTACCCGCGCATCTACTTCAACGCACCAGGCAAAGACGGCGGCCACCGCGCCCTCGCTGACATTCTTGAGTCCATTCGCGAGCTCGAATACTACCGCCGGGCCGCGTTCGTGGCCGAGCCCGGCCCGACCACCGAACAGACTCAGGCCGTCGCCGCATCCGTGGTGGAGAATTGGGCCTCGCGGATGTAA
- a CDS encoding patatin-like phospholipase family protein yields the protein MPTADLVLEGGGVKGSGLVGAITALVERDDPYTFARVAGTSAGAIVASLLAAGIAPPEIKTIMDELDFSKFEDEPKVFAHAPHLGAAFGLLLREGMYLGDFLRNWIADTLAAHGVRTWADLKDDDPGSALPPERRYKLVVIVSDVSRGLMLRLPWDYEALLGVDADTQSVADAVRASASIPFFFEPMRMEVDPAITGHSHIVCTDGGMLSNYPIDIFDRHDDTASRWPTLGVKLSARTSVSTDTWSPDATDFQLAKSLLATMMGAHDRVHVADPAFASRTVFVDTTGFSATDFTLSAADKTTLFTSGHTSAQRFLNVWDWAKWKAGDYASLLNPHAVLPGSGSASGAVGGKQ from the coding sequence ATGCCCACTGCAGATCTCGTTCTCGAGGGTGGCGGGGTGAAGGGTTCCGGCCTGGTGGGGGCCATCACTGCCCTCGTGGAGCGCGACGATCCATACACCTTTGCACGCGTGGCCGGAACCTCGGCGGGAGCCATCGTGGCCTCGCTGCTGGCTGCGGGTATCGCTCCACCGGAGATCAAGACGATCATGGACGAACTCGATTTCTCGAAGTTTGAGGATGAACCAAAAGTCTTCGCACACGCCCCGCATCTCGGCGCGGCGTTCGGCCTGCTGTTGCGGGAGGGGATGTATCTCGGCGATTTTCTACGCAACTGGATCGCCGACACGCTGGCCGCGCACGGGGTACGCACCTGGGCGGATCTGAAGGATGACGATCCCGGCAGCGCGCTACCCCCGGAGCGGCGCTACAAGCTCGTCGTTATCGTCTCGGATGTGTCGCGCGGGCTGATGCTGCGCCTTCCGTGGGACTACGAGGCACTCCTCGGCGTCGATGCCGATACGCAATCGGTGGCCGACGCGGTTCGCGCATCCGCGTCCATCCCCTTCTTCTTCGAGCCCATGCGCATGGAAGTCGATCCGGCGATCACCGGCCACAGTCACATTGTGTGTACCGACGGTGGCATGCTCTCCAACTACCCCATCGACATCTTCGACAGGCATGACGACACCGCATCACGCTGGCCCACCCTGGGTGTCAAGCTCTCCGCACGAACGAGTGTGAGCACAGACACGTGGAGCCCGGATGCCACGGACTTCCAACTCGCCAAGTCGCTGCTGGCCACCATGATGGGTGCGCACGACCGGGTACACGTGGCCGATCCCGCATTCGCCTCGCGCACCGTCTTCGTCGACACGACGGGCTTCAGCGCGACCGATTTCACACTCTCCGCCGCGGACAAGACCACGCTGTTCACCAGCGGACACACAAGCGCGCAACGCTTTCTCAACGTCTGGGACTGGGCTAAGTGGAAGGCCGGCGACTACGCATCATTGCTGAACCCGCATGCCGTTCTGCCCGGATCAGGGTCGGCATCCGGAGCAGTCGGAGGCAAACAGTAG
- a CDS encoding DUF6069 family protein produces the protein MKSRQRTIRRLSAVVGAVVAALVVWVIAVPILGIDLTVLMAGQSQTVGVLSIVIVAALAALAAWGVLAILERAARRPGRVFLIIALVFGVLSLLAPVTSANSVGAGVVLCIMHLAVAATVTATLVGSARSRRAARTQNAQEGQLVS, from the coding sequence ATGAAATCACGACAGAGAACCATTCGCCGTCTGAGCGCCGTCGTTGGCGCCGTCGTCGCCGCACTCGTCGTCTGGGTGATTGCCGTGCCGATTCTCGGCATCGATCTGACCGTTCTCATGGCGGGTCAGTCGCAGACCGTCGGCGTACTTTCCATTGTCATCGTGGCGGCCCTCGCAGCGCTCGCGGCCTGGGGCGTGCTGGCCATCCTGGAACGGGCAGCCAGGCGACCGGGGCGGGTCTTTCTGATCATCGCCCTGGTCTTCGGCGTGCTGTCTCTTCTGGCGCCGGTCACCTCGGCGAACTCGGTGGGTGCCGGCGTCGTACTGTGCATCATGCACCTGGCGGTCGCGGCAACCGTGACGGCGACGCTCGTCGGCTCGGCACGCTCTCGTCGGGCGGCGCGCACGCAGAACGCGCAGGAAGGGCAACTCGTCTCATGA
- a CDS encoding class I SAM-dependent methyltransferase, with translation MIATAAPTASSLFGSLTGTVLEIGAGRGANFSELHDIDWIGLEPNGELIDELRRGAEAVMRNPRVIRGFAESIPLDDASVDAVIGSFVLCSVDDQKRSLEEIRRVLRPGGRYVFVEHVAASRGWKRRFQRCDDALFARSPGECHVGRDTLAAIKSSFERVDATGYVEREALGIGWPHIAGTAFAD, from the coding sequence ATGATCGCCACCGCCGCGCCAACGGCTTCGTCGCTCTTTGGCTCGTTGACGGGCACCGTGCTCGAAATCGGTGCCGGTCGTGGCGCCAACTTCTCCGAGCTGCATGACATCGACTGGATCGGTCTCGAACCCAACGGCGAGCTGATCGACGAGCTACGGCGTGGTGCGGAGGCAGTCATGCGCAACCCGCGCGTGATCCGTGGCTTCGCTGAGAGCATTCCGCTCGACGACGCGAGCGTGGATGCCGTAATCGGCTCCTTCGTGCTGTGTTCGGTCGACGATCAGAAACGGTCACTCGAGGAGATTCGACGCGTGCTGCGACCGGGCGGGCGCTATGTCTTTGTCGAGCACGTGGCAGCGAGCCGTGGATGGAAGCGACGGTTTCAGCGCTGCGACGACGCTCTCTTCGCGCGCTCGCCGGGAGAATGCCACGTCGGGCGCGACACGCTCGCGGCCATCAAGAGCAGCTTCGAACGAGTGGATGCCACCGGTTACGTCGAGCGCGAAGCCCTCGGAATCGGCTGGCCGCACATCGCCGGCACGGCGTTCGCCGACTGA
- a CDS encoding thioredoxin family protein: protein MQLVLFTSAFCEPCMQTRAVLAEVARLLPQATITELDVVHDEREAEAAGIRSTPTVIVRNAAGDDVFRAEGVPTVQQVLVAAAKGL, encoded by the coding sequence GTGCAACTCGTGCTCTTCACCTCCGCGTTCTGTGAGCCGTGCATGCAGACGCGCGCCGTGCTCGCCGAGGTTGCTCGGTTGCTGCCGCAGGCGACAATCACGGAACTCGATGTGGTGCACGATGAGCGCGAGGCCGAGGCCGCAGGCATCCGCAGCACCCCGACGGTGATCGTGCGCAACGCTGCCGGTGACGATGTCTTTCGTGCCGAAGGCGTGCCCACCGTGCAGCAGGTGCTGGTCGCGGCAGCGAAAGGGCTTTAG
- a CDS encoding TMEM175 family protein: MSSDSAPTRQPVEKYGIGRVEAFSDGVIAVAITLLVLDLRVPQPGDGAGLANQLAELWPNYLAYVISFLAIGIMWINHHAALRRLKGADHAVLVANLLLLLCIVALPFSTSLFATYLTSPTGGHLAAIVYAGSFLVTSLVFFALQYLILVRRRHLLREPLTLRQQRSLLLRGVLAAPVYLVAALLGLVTPYLTLAACILLGLFYLLPFRSR, encoded by the coding sequence CAGCGCGCCGACCCGCCAGCCGGTGGAAAAGTATGGAATCGGCCGGGTCGAGGCATTCTCTGACGGCGTCATCGCGGTGGCTATAACCTTGCTCGTGCTCGACCTGCGGGTTCCGCAACCAGGCGACGGCGCCGGCCTCGCGAACCAGCTCGCCGAACTGTGGCCCAACTATTTGGCGTATGTCATCTCCTTTCTGGCGATCGGCATCATGTGGATCAACCACCATGCCGCGTTGCGGCGCTTGAAAGGCGCCGATCACGCCGTGCTCGTGGCTAATCTGTTGCTCTTGCTCTGCATCGTGGCATTGCCGTTCAGCACGTCGCTCTTCGCGACGTACCTGACTTCGCCGACCGGTGGGCATCTGGCGGCCATCGTCTACGCGGGTTCGTTCCTCGTGACGTCGCTGGTGTTCTTCGCACTGCAGTACCTCATTCTGGTACGCCGCCGGCATCTCCTGCGCGAACCGTTGACCCTGCGGCAGCAGCGATCGCTCCTGCTGCGCGGTGTGCTCGCCGCCCCGGTGTACCTCGTGGCCGCGCTGCTGGGGCTGGTGACGCCCTACCTGACCCTGGCGGCCTGCATCCTGCTGGGGCTCTTCTACCTGCTGCCGTTCCGCAGCCGCTAA